Genomic DNA from Shouchella patagoniensis:
TCAGGCATTTGCAATTGTTGTCGTAAATTAGGCAATACTCGTTCAAGTAAATCAGCTGTATGCTTTTTCTCTGCTCGCACTTTTACAAGCAAACCTTGGACAGATTGAATAAGTTGCACGTGCATTCTCCCTAAAGTCTCCGGATGAAGTTTAACGGTTAATTGAGTATGTCCTTCTGGATATTGCTTTAAAACGCCAGCTTTCAGGATACGGTGCACTTGCTTTGTTAGAAGTTCCAATGACTCTTGTCCGTTCCCTACTTGACCAGTTACAGAAGCTTTTATCGCTTGTCCCGTCATGTTCTTAAAATCTTGCCGATGTACAACATGGTCACCTTCCGGATCAGGATTTTGAGTCGCATCCGTACCTTTCGATCCTTCCTGATTATCACGAACACTACTATGATGACTTGTTTTTTCACTTGTCTGTTTGCTAGCCACATCACTATTCAAAGGCTGTTGCTCTGGAAGACTTTCTCGCTTAGGTTTCCTTAATTGTTCGTGTTCCTCGACACTCGATACCTCTTGTGATTGATCGGTAATTGGTTCACTATCCAAACGTTGTTGAAAAGATAGATTTTCTAGCCTCTGGGTTCTTTTGTCTATGTTTTGTTCTTGCTGCTCAACAACCACTGACGCTTGGGGTTGTTCAGAACGAATCCTTGTATGTATAAGATTCTCGGTTGCTTCGGCTGTATGGTTATCCGTTTGTTTAGCTAATGTTGCCTGTCCACTTCGAGTCAGTCCATCTTTAATGTAAGAAAAATGACTCAAGTCTTGGAGAGCCTGTTCTTTTGTTGTATGTAAACCAAACTTATCCATTTGCTTGTCAGCTTCCTCTAACAGCACATCACCAGTAAATTCTTTCATTAATTCAATTTTGCTTACTCTAACCTCATTGCTTTTCTGCTCGGTTGGTTCTTCTAATTCAGTCTCTTCTTGCAAATCATCTTGCTCGACGAGAAACTCTTTTACTTCCTCTCCCCCTTCTTTAATTAACTTGTGCACATCGTCACTCGTTTGAAAATCTAATTCTTTTAACTCAATATCTTCTTTTGCAGTTTGAGTCTCTGGGTCTAGAATTTGCTGACTATCAAACTGTGTTTTATCCTTTTCAAGGGAGAGCAAGGAATTTTTGTACTCGTCTTCTTCTTTGATTAGCTCTTGTTCTTCTATTTCAACGATTTCGGCAAAAGGCATCTTTTCTTGTCCATTTAAAAAAAGCAAATCCGCAAATTCTTGGTTAGCACTTTTTTGTATGTTTTTCGGAGACCTTGGTTGCTTTACATCTAAAGCTGTAACAAATTCCAGCATGGCTACCGCCCCTCTTGGGCCATTTTTTCGAGAATTCCTGCTGCTCTAGCCGCTTCCATTCTCCCTAGAATAGAACCACGCAGATTATGATCCATTGCTGCAATATGAATGTACGCCTCTTCTTCATCCATTTCTTCTAACAATGCTGCTGCTCGTTTCGGACTCATTTGTTCGTATGATTTAATCGCTTTTTGAAGTCCCTCTTCAGCGGACACATTCGCTACAATACCTTCCTCTTGCCACTCATTATTTTCCAAACGCTCTTCCAAATCTTCGTTTTGCGCATGTAACTCTGCTAATTCAGCATCTTTAACAGTAAGTTCATTTGTCGCTTGGTGCCAATCTGTCTGCAAAACAGCTAATTGCTCCTCTAGCTCATCGATCTCAGCTTGTCGATTATGATCAGCACCCCCATTATCCTCTGAACGGAACATCCCTGTTTTGCCTAAATCAAACCCAACAAGTGGACCAATAAAAATAACAGCAGCAACAACAATGGCAATTAATGGTATGAAAAGCGAAAGGAAAATGGGCCACCGCTTTTTTTCTTTTTGTACCTTCATTTAACACGTAACCTCATATAATGTGTCGTACTTAGTTCATCCATTAGTTTTTGTTCAGTGCGTCTTTCTTCCTCTTGCGCATTCCGTAATTGTTTTTCCTTAAGCCGTTCATATTGCTTATAAGAACGAACACATTCATGTAATTTTCTCTTTTTTTGTTCCATATTCTCACGCGATTCATTTGTCTGTTGCTGTTGATTGGCTACTTGTTTACCCAATCCTTGTAAGTACACTTTGGTGCTAATTAATTGAGCGATAGTTTGTTTTTCATCTTGCGCGAATTCGAATTGCTGCTCGACCTGTTCTTTTTCTTTAAGCAAGTAGTACAAGGTAGTGGCAACCATCTTAAATTCTTCCTCTGCAACTTCATACTGTCTTCTCGCTTCATCTTTATTTTGCTTACAAATGTCCATAGCTTTTTGCAGCGAAAATTGAAAGCTCATTTCATACGCTCATTCCTTTCCATTAATTGCACCATTGCAGTTGCTGTTTGCTCAAAACTCTGCGTTTCTTCAATTTCTTGCGTAAGAAATTGAAGAATTTTTGGTTGCGCTTCTATGGCTGAATCAATTGCTTGCGAACTGCCCTGTTTATAAGCTCCAAGTTGAATGAGATCTTCTGATTCTTCATAATCAGCTAATTTTTTACGGATTGATTTAGCTGCTTGCGCATGATCTTCGGTCACTAAATCTTTCATTAAACGACTCACGCTTTTTAAGATATTTATAGCAGGGAATTGTCCTTTATTAGCCAACTGTCGGTCTAACACGAAATGCCCATCCAATATTCCACGCACTGCGTCTGCTATTGGTTCATTCATGTCATCACCATCGACTAATACGGTGTAAAATGCTGTAATTGTTCCCATGCTACTTGTTCCTGATCGCTCTAATAATTTGGGGAGCATCGCAAACACCGAAGGCGGATATCCTTTAGTTGTTGGTGGTTCTCCAATCGCTAAACCAATTTCTCTCTGGGCCATTGCAAATCGTGTCACCGAATCCATCATCAAATTGACCGATAAGCCCTGGTCACGAAAATATTCAGCAATTGCAGTTGCACATAATGCACCTTTTACCCGGAGTAATGCTGGTTGATCTGAAGTAACAACTACGACAATCGATTTAGCCAAGCCTTCATCCCCAAGGTCACGTTCAATAAAATCTCTTACTTCTCTTCCGCGCTCACCAATTAATGCAATGATATTTAAGTCAGCCTCTGATTCTTTAGCAATCATTGATATCAATGTGCTCTTTCCAACACCACTTCCAGCAAATATACCCACCCTTTGGCCTTTTCCCATCGTTAATAAACCATCAATAGCTTTAACACCAACACTCATTCTTTCTTGTATCCGTGGACGTTCCATAGGATTAGGTGGTTGATTTTCAGTTGAATATACTGATTGAGGTTTATGATTTTCGTTATGAGGGTATAGACTTTCACCAGTACCATTTAGTACTTGGCCAATTAAATGGGATCCTACAGGGATGCTTAAGGTTTTACCTGTTGCTTCTACAAGACTTCCAGGCTCAATTTGCATCATATCGTCAATTGGCATTAACAAAACTCTATCTTCTCTAAAACCAACTACTTCTGCTCGGATTTTTTGGTTGGAATGGCGACCAACTAAGATGTAACATAATTCACCTATAAACGTTTGGGGTCCCGCAGATTCAATCGTTAATCCCGTCACTTGCTTTACATAGCCATACCATTTATACGGATTAAGATGAGCGATCTCTTTAATACGTTGTTTCAACATACGTTTTCCCTGTCAATTGCAGCAACTGTTTTTTTAATTCATCTAGCTGTGTGTCGAGAGAGGCGTGAAGCTTCCCTGCATTTGTTAACACAATGCAGTCTGTTTCCTCCATCTTTACATCCGGTACAATTTGAAAATCCCGGCATCCAACCATTTGTTGTTGTAGTTCGAATGAATGCTGATGCAATTTTTCATACCATTTTGGATGAACGTACACTTTTACAAGTGCATATTCTTTCACTTCATATAAAATCTCGGTCATAAATTGCTTCATTTGACTATCTTCATTTAGTGCGGTTCCTAAAATGCGTTTTGCTAACTCCGAAGCTAACTCAATCATTAACGGTTCGCTTTGCTCCAACGATCTCACTAAATCGCTTTGTGCAGTTTCGACTATAGATTGAGCTTGATTAATGAGGTCTTCGTATATCGATTGTGCCTGACTTTCTCCAGCAGAAAAACCAGCATCATAACCTTCTCTTTCAGCTACTAGCCTTGCTTTTCCCCATTCTTCTTCTAACAATTGTGTTTGTAATTGACTCTCTTGTTTGATCCTTTGCGCATGTGCTTCTGCTCGACGAATAATTTCGTCTGCCCTTTCATGGGCACTTTTTAGCAATTCCTCTGTATACTCTGTAGGAGGTTCTTCCATTCTTGGCTCATTGTGATCCTCTCCTCTTTGTACGTAAGGCTGAATGATGATTTCCCTTACTGCACCAACGGAAGTAGCTGAACGTATGATATTAGACAAGAATGTCCTCTCCATTCGTACGGGCTATTACAATTTCCCCAGCTTCTTCAAGCCCTCTAATAATGGCAACGATTCGTGACTGCGCTTCTTCTACATCTCGAAGGCGCACCGGACCTAAATATTCCATTTCGTCTTTAAACGTTTCCGCCATACGCTGAGACATATTCTCAAACACCATTTCTTTCACGTCTTCACTTGCAATTTTTAGCGCTAATTGGAGATCATCATTATCCACATCTCGAATGACCCGCTGGATTGCCCGTTTCTCTAGCGTGATGATATCCTCAAACACAAACATACGTTTTTTAATCTCGTCTGCCAATTCAGGATCTTGAATATAAAGTCCGTCAAGAATCACTCTTTCAGTAGAACGATCCACACCGTTTAACACTTCCACTACTGCTTCAATTCCACCGGCTTCCGTATAATCTTGTGTGATCGTTTGCGATAATTTCTCTTCTAATACAGATTCGACTTGAGCAATCACTTCTGGAGAAGAACTATCCATCAATGCGATTCGCCTTGCTACATCGGTTTGCATCATTTCTGGTAAAGAGGAAATAATCTGCCCTGCTTGTTTAGCAGGAATATACGATAAGATAACTGCAACTGTTTGAGGATGTTCATGTTGGATAAAATTCAGTATTTGACTCGGATCTAATTTGCGGGCAAAGTCAAATGGTCTTACTTGGATCGTCGAAGTTAGTCGTTGTATCATTGAGGCTGCCCCGTCAGTTCCAAGCGCTTTTTCTAAAATCGTTCTTGCATAGCCGATTCCACCTTGAGTAATATACTCTTGCGCCATTGCAATTGAGTGGAACTCCGACATGACCTGCTCTTGCATTTCTTTTTCTACTTTTCGCACTGATGAGATCTCAAGTGAAAGCAATTCAATCTCATCTTCAGATAGGTTTTTATATACTTGGGCAGCCGTATCTGGACCTAAAGAAATTAAAAGGACAGCAGCTTTTTGCCTGCCTGTTAACTTGGCAATTGCCATCTTGCATCTCTCCTTCCTTTAATCATCGGATAACCAAGTACGCAAAAGCTTAGAGAATTCTTCAGGCTTTTCATTCGCTAAATGTGCTAATTCTTTCATTTGCTTTCTTTCATCCGTTTCTGGACGTTCAGGGAAAGCGATCGGTTCATCTTCCGAATATGCCCCTTCTTCTACCGGTTCATCTAAAGCTAGGTCAGTTTGTTTTTGTTTTCGCAGTAACATAAGCACGAGCACAATAATTAAAACGAGCAAAAATGCTGCTGTTATATACATCCATGTTGGAATACTTGTGGCTGGGCTTTCTTGTGTCGCCTGAGCTTCTTGTGCAAATGGCATAGATGTGATGGATACACGATCTGTTACATTATTGGTCGTACCCTCTTCTGCTTCTGGTAAGGTTGTTTGTATAATTGTGGCTAGCAATTGGTTTAACTCAGCACTTTGTTGCGGAGGTAACGTTTGCAAACCCTCTGGAGGATTAATCATTGCTTGAATGCTAATATCTCGGATTTGATACGGACTTTCTATAATTTCTTTATGAATTCGATTAACTTCATAATTCAACCGTTCTTCAGTTCGTTCCGATTCAGATTCAGCGTCACCAGCGGCCCCTGTATAGTTTGGGATTTCATCAGCAGTACCAGCTACTCCTTCACTAGTACCGTTAACCCCTTCATACATTTCGTTAATTCTCTCAGCGCTTATCGCAATACCAGTCATATCTTCTTCATTAACCGGTTCCACTAAATCTTCAATACGTT
This window encodes:
- the fliG gene encoding flagellar motor switch protein FliG → MAIAKLTGRQKAAVLLISLGPDTAAQVYKNLSEDEIELLSLEISSVRKVEKEMQEQVMSEFHSIAMAQEYITQGGIGYARTILEKALGTDGAASMIQRLTSTIQVRPFDFARKLDPSQILNFIQHEHPQTVAVILSYIPAKQAGQIISSLPEMMQTDVARRIALMDSSSPEVIAQVESVLEEKLSQTITQDYTEAGGIEAVVEVLNGVDRSTERVILDGLYIQDPELADEIKKRMFVFEDIITLEKRAIQRVIRDVDNDDLQLALKIASEDVKEMVFENMSQRMAETFKDEMEYLGPVRLRDVEEAQSRIVAIIRGLEEAGEIVIARTNGEDILV
- a CDS encoding flagellar hook-length control protein FliK; the encoded protein is MLEFVTALDVKQPRSPKNIQKSANQEFADLLFLNGQEKMPFAEIVEIEEQELIKEEDEYKNSLLSLEKDKTQFDSQQILDPETQTAKEDIELKELDFQTSDDVHKLIKEGGEEVKEFLVEQDDLQEETELEEPTEQKSNEVRVSKIELMKEFTGDVLLEEADKQMDKFGLHTTKEQALQDLSHFSYIKDGLTRSGQATLAKQTDNHTAEATENLIHTRIRSEQPQASVVVEQQEQNIDKRTQRLENLSFQQRLDSEPITDQSQEVSSVEEHEQLRKPKRESLPEQQPLNSDVASKQTSEKTSHHSSVRDNQEGSKGTDATQNPDPEGDHVVHRQDFKNMTGQAIKASVTGQVGNGQESLELLTKQVHRILKAGVLKQYPEGHTQLTVKLHPETLGRMHVQLIQSVQGLLVKVRAEKKHTADLLERVLPNLRQQLQMPDAKFEVSRIEEESDERQSNKEQEEKQEQQEKQEENKLTSFSKWFFSNDAEEEELNDANRS
- a CDS encoding MotE family protein — encoded protein: MKVQKEKKRWPIFLSLFIPLIAIVVAAVIFIGPLVGFDLGKTGMFRSEDNGGADHNRQAEIDELEEQLAVLQTDWHQATNELTVKDAELAELHAQNEDLEERLENNEWQEEGIVANVSAEEGLQKAIKSYEQMSPKRAAALLEEMDEEEAYIHIAAMDHNLRGSILGRMEAARAAGILEKMAQEGR
- the fliI gene encoding flagellar protein export ATPase FliI, whose product is MLKQRIKEIAHLNPYKWYGYVKQVTGLTIESAGPQTFIGELCYILVGRHSNQKIRAEVVGFREDRVLLMPIDDMMQIEPGSLVEATGKTLSIPVGSHLIGQVLNGTGESLYPHNENHKPQSVYSTENQPPNPMERPRIQERMSVGVKAIDGLLTMGKGQRVGIFAGSGVGKSTLISMIAKESEADLNIIALIGERGREVRDFIERDLGDEGLAKSIVVVVTSDQPALLRVKGALCATAIAEYFRDQGLSVNLMMDSVTRFAMAQREIGLAIGEPPTTKGYPPSVFAMLPKLLERSGTSSMGTITAFYTVLVDGDDMNEPIADAVRGILDGHFVLDRQLANKGQFPAINILKSVSRLMKDLVTEDHAQAAKSIRKKLADYEESEDLIQLGAYKQGSSQAIDSAIEAQPKILQFLTQEIEETQSFEQTATAMVQLMERNERMK
- the fliH gene encoding flagellar assembly protein FliH, whose product is MSNIIRSATSVGAVREIIIQPYVQRGEDHNEPRMEEPPTEYTEELLKSAHERADEIIRRAEAHAQRIKQESQLQTQLLEEEWGKARLVAEREGYDAGFSAGESQAQSIYEDLINQAQSIVETAQSDLVRSLEQSEPLMIELASELAKRILGTALNEDSQMKQFMTEILYEVKEYALVKVYVHPKWYEKLHQHSFELQQQMVGCRDFQIVPDVKMEETDCIVLTNAGKLHASLDTQLDELKKQLLQLTGKTYVETTY
- the fliJ gene encoding flagellar export protein FliJ, with protein sequence MSFQFSLQKAMDICKQNKDEARRQYEVAEEEFKMVATTLYYLLKEKEQVEQQFEFAQDEKQTIAQLISTKVYLQGLGKQVANQQQQTNESRENMEQKKRKLHECVRSYKQYERLKEKQLRNAQEEERRTEQKLMDELSTTHYMRLRVK